The following are encoded together in the Pedobacter steynii genome:
- a CDS encoding helix-turn-helix domain-containing protein, translated as MAANNDFKIRALFRPVQPARGSGERAVSYLEFLPDARLQDFIYCYWQLKSETHLADAYPYRVVADGCIDIFFELNNPKENYLMGLSNSYTEFQLSSGFNYIGLRFLPTRFTQIYGISAAELTNLCEPMEQVLPETSSFIRSNFSAEMSTTEIVNKLNDYFLNLIGKVKLKSDNRVAAAMDIILQRAGVLNIEKDLDVGISPRQLSRLFEYYTGDTIKTFSKIVRFQNFIRRKSDTENPEKDRYYLIAGYYDQAHFIKEFKQLYGSTPFKAFRS; from the coding sequence ATGGCCGCGAACAATGATTTTAAAATCAGGGCCCTTTTTCGTCCGGTTCAGCCCGCAAGGGGTTCCGGTGAAAGGGCGGTAAGTTATCTGGAATTCTTACCGGATGCCAGGCTTCAGGATTTTATTTATTGTTATTGGCAACTGAAATCAGAAACGCATTTAGCGGATGCGTATCCCTATCGGGTGGTGGCTGATGGCTGTATTGACATCTTCTTTGAGTTGAATAACCCGAAAGAAAATTACCTGATGGGCCTTAGCAACAGTTATACAGAATTTCAGCTGAGCAGTGGTTTTAACTATATCGGACTGAGGTTTCTTCCTACCCGCTTTACACAAATCTATGGGATCAGCGCAGCTGAACTGACCAATCTGTGTGAACCCATGGAACAGGTACTTCCTGAAACCTCTTCATTTATCCGAAGTAATTTCTCTGCAGAAATGAGCACTACAGAAATCGTGAATAAGTTAAATGACTATTTTTTGAACCTGATAGGAAAGGTAAAGCTGAAAAGTGATAACCGGGTTGCGGCGGCAATGGATATCATTTTACAACGTGCCGGTGTGCTGAATATTGAAAAGGATCTGGATGTAGGGATAAGCCCAAGGCAGCTCAGCAGGTTGTTCGAATACTATACGGGGGATACCATCAAGACCTTCAGTAAAATTGTCCGCTTCCAGAATTTTATCCGCAGAAAATCCGACACAGAAAATCCCGAAAAAGATCGCTATTACCTCATCGCAGGATATTATGATCAGGCGCATTTTATCAAAGAGTTTAAACAACTCTACGGCAGTACCCCTTTCAAAGCCTTCCGAAGTTAA
- a CDS encoding MFS transporter — translation MITITSKTKEIKEGHQGIATLLAFALLPLSGFATDIYIPSLPTMAGEMQVSSIQVQLTLSIFLISYGISQLFIGSVLDSFGRYKAGLVSLLIFAVASLVIAVTHNIYLIYLMRVIHGLTVGAIVVAKRAYFVDVFTGDKLKHYLSLFSIIWSTGPIVAPFVGGYLQTVFGWESNFYFLAGFALVFAVLELIYSGETLVHFTEFRFRKIVDIYVNMIKTASFTLGIVMLGLAYCMVMVYNMTGPFIIEHHLNLTPVIAGYSSLVLGFAWMVGGFIGKATINKPFFSRLVVNVTLQLVFVILMMISLQFVTNLYSLIFFAFIIHVGAGYTFNNYFTFCLGKFPKNAGIAGGLTGGITYVIVSFLSYGIVNIVPAKDEGNLSYSYLILILLSIIVMFFIFRMNKKDTVSEQL, via the coding sequence ATGATTACGATTACATCCAAAACAAAAGAAATAAAAGAAGGCCATCAGGGTATCGCTACACTTCTGGCTTTTGCATTACTGCCTTTATCTGGTTTTGCTACTGATATTTATATTCCTTCACTACCAACCATGGCCGGAGAGATGCAGGTCAGCAGCATTCAGGTGCAGCTTACCCTGAGTATTTTCCTGATCAGCTATGGAATTTCACAATTGTTTATCGGAAGTGTACTGGACAGCTTTGGCAGGTATAAAGCGGGACTGGTCTCGCTGTTGATCTTTGCTGTGGCCAGTCTGGTTATTGCGGTAACCCATAACATCTATCTCATTTACCTGATGCGGGTAATTCATGGCCTTACGGTAGGAGCTATTGTGGTAGCGAAACGCGCCTATTTCGTAGATGTCTTTACCGGAGATAAGCTGAAGCATTACCTGAGCCTTTTTTCCATCATCTGGTCGACGGGTCCGATTGTGGCCCCTTTTGTAGGAGGTTACCTGCAAACGGTGTTTGGCTGGGAGTCTAACTTCTATTTCTTAGCCGGATTTGCATTGGTCTTCGCGGTTTTAGAATTGATATATAGTGGAGAAACATTGGTTCATTTTACCGAATTCCGTTTCCGTAAAATTGTAGACATTTATGTGAATATGATTAAAACAGCAAGCTTTACCCTGGGTATCGTGATGCTGGGGCTGGCTTACTGTATGGTGATGGTGTATAATATGACCGGGCCTTTTATCATTGAGCACCACTTAAATCTTACCCCGGTTATAGCAGGGTACAGCTCTCTGGTTCTGGGATTTGCCTGGATGGTGGGTGGTTTTATTGGGAAGGCTACCATCAATAAGCCTTTTTTCAGTCGGCTGGTTGTCAATGTGACCCTGCAACTGGTATTTGTCATTCTGATGATGATCAGCCTCCAGTTTGTTACAAACCTGTATTCACTGATTTTCTTTGCGTTTATCATCCATGTTGGCGCGGGCTACACGTTTAATAATTACTTCACTTTCTGTCTGGGGAAATTTCCGAAAAATGCAGGTATTGCAGGCGGACTTACCGGAGGGATCACTTATGTGATTGTTTCTTTTTTAAGTTATGGCATTGTCAATATCGTTCCTGCTAAAGACGAAGGAAACCTGAGTTATAGTTACCTGATTCTCATTTTATTGTCTATTATTGTAATGTTCTTCATTTTTAGAATGAATAAAAAAGATACCGTATCTGAACAACTTTAA
- a CDS encoding FKBP-type peptidyl-prolyl cis-trans isomerase: protein MTKLKHFLLLVCIAGCFAACSKDKSDNGYSGEIPKYEIPAAAMAQYKLDTAAIRKFVTDNNLQNMKKDENGVFYQISAPGTGNHHFTLGSNITIVYEGKLLNGTTFDSSKGSEVSFPLGALIPGWIIGVPKIQPGGKIRLLIPSVFCYGTRGQGPIAANSNLDFTISLNNVN, encoded by the coding sequence ATGACTAAACTAAAACACTTCTTATTATTGGTTTGCATAGCCGGATGCTTTGCAGCCTGTTCAAAAGATAAATCCGATAACGGTTATTCTGGTGAAATACCAAAATATGAAATACCTGCTGCAGCAATGGCTCAATATAAACTGGACACTGCGGCAATCCGTAAATTTGTGACTGACAACAACCTTCAAAACATGAAGAAAGATGAAAATGGCGTGTTTTATCAGATTTCAGCGCCTGGTACCGGCAATCATCATTTTACTTTGGGTTCAAACATCACCATTGTTTATGAAGGAAAATTGCTGAACGGTACAACTTTCGATAGTTCAAAAGGAAGCGAAGTGAGCTTTCCATTAGGTGCTTTAATTCCGGGTTGGATCATTGGTGTTCCAAAAATTCAACCAGGCGGAAAAATAAGACTGTTGATCCCTTCTGTTTTTTGCTATGGAACAAGAGGGCAGGGGCCAATCGCTGCTAATTCCAACCTTGATTTTACCATCAGCCTGAATAATGTAAATTAA
- a CDS encoding metallophosphoesterase family protein: MNRRSALKNIGLGSILLSPSFGFSKTATASAPVLRIAHLTDVHLKDDFDAPAKYVKCLHHVQQQSPKADLILNGGDIVFDMNKEQLSAIEGQWKLTHRILKEECSIPLHYCLGNHDIWWDENNKGQTIYGKKYALDQLQLSKPYYSFMKNGWKFIVLDSVHLDIDQTWYIGKLGEEQFLWLEKELQQTQADTPVLIMSHIPILTATLMIEDDIVNKWEMLGGDMHTDTAKIIKLFYQHPNVKLCLSGHIHLRDKVTYNDVTYICNGAVSGAWWKGNKRETAPGYGLIDLYADGRFEERYVNY, translated from the coding sequence ATGAACAGAAGATCAGCACTCAAAAATATTGGCCTCGGCAGTATCCTCCTATCCCCTTCCTTTGGATTCAGCAAAACCGCAACAGCATCCGCTCCCGTTTTAAGAATCGCCCATCTGACAGATGTCCATTTAAAAGATGATTTTGATGCCCCTGCAAAATATGTAAAATGCCTGCATCACGTTCAGCAGCAATCGCCCAAAGCAGACCTGATCCTCAATGGCGGAGATATCGTCTTTGACATGAACAAGGAACAGCTCAGCGCTATTGAGGGGCAATGGAAATTAACCCATCGCATCCTCAAAGAAGAATGCAGCATCCCCCTGCATTATTGTCTGGGGAACCATGACATCTGGTGGGATGAAAACAATAAAGGACAGACGATTTACGGTAAAAAGTATGCGCTGGACCAGTTACAACTTTCCAAACCCTATTACAGCTTTATGAAAAACGGCTGGAAGTTTATTGTGCTCGACAGCGTTCATCTGGATATTGATCAGACCTGGTATATTGGAAAACTCGGAGAAGAACAGTTTCTATGGCTGGAAAAGGAGCTTCAGCAAACACAGGCAGATACCCCTGTACTGATCATGTCCCATATCCCGATCCTGACAGCGACCCTGATGATTGAAGATGATATTGTTAACAAATGGGAAATGCTGGGTGGAGATATGCATACCGATACGGCAAAAATAATCAAGCTGTTTTATCAGCATCCAAACGTTAAATTATGTCTGAGCGGACATATTCACCTCAGAGATAAAGTAACCTATAATGATGTCACCTATATTTGCAACGGAGCCGTCAGCGGTGCCTGGTGGAAAGGCAATAAAAGAGAAACTGCTCCTGGTTACGGCCTCATTGATTTGTATGCAGATGGCAGATTTGAAGAACGTTACGTCAATTATTAG
- a CDS encoding VOC family protein produces MLFILILLSGLSNAQHLRSPQKMKLNAGIITSKLAETKEFYTNILGFGISYENDFYLLLHAPGKQAELSFLLPNHASQQPLFQQPFQGQGMYLTIEVEDVDRLYRELKKKKVEIKIDLRNEHWGDRHFAISDPNGIAIDLVKYTRPE; encoded by the coding sequence ATGCTATTTATTCTAATCCTGTTATCTGGATTATCGAATGCACAACACCTCAGATCACCACAGAAAATGAAATTAAACGCAGGAATTATTACCAGTAAGCTGGCTGAAACAAAAGAATTTTATACCAATATCTTAGGGTTTGGAATTTCTTATGAAAACGATTTTTATCTGCTGCTGCATGCCCCTGGAAAACAGGCGGAACTGAGTTTTTTACTTCCAAACCATGCTTCTCAGCAGCCATTATTTCAGCAACCTTTTCAAGGACAGGGGATGTACCTGACCATTGAAGTGGAAGATGTAGACCGTTTGTATCGAGAATTGAAAAAGAAAAAGGTAGAGATCAAAATTGACCTCCGGAATGAGCACTGGGGAGATCGTCATTTTGCCATCTCAGATCCAAATGGAATTGCGATCGATCTGGTAAAATACACCCGCCCGGAATAG
- a CDS encoding M3 family metallopeptidase — protein sequence MKRIAYLPLMALLAITSACNQQKSSSGESDESISPSNPFLQVSKLPFQAPAFDQIKDSDFKPAIEEGMKQQMAEISKIADQAEPATFENTILAIENSGQLLGRVNRVFGLLTGANTNPELQKIQAEEAPKLTANTDAIYLNTKLFKRVEAVYKERAKLKLDAESLRLVEYYYQKFELAGAKLSEADKDRLKELNKEESSLSTKFSTQLLAAGKDLVNTTQQPPLQGMADRAARQRLFEASWNRAEKGDANDTRKLISRIAQIRAQQAQLLGFKNYATWKLQDQMAKTPEAVEAFFRQLVPAATAKARAEAKDIQAVIDQQKGGFKLEPWDWTYYAEQVRKAKYDLDENQVKPYFELHKVLENGVFYAATQLYGITFKERKDLPVYQEDVRVFDVIDKDGSQIGLFYADYFKRDNKNGGAWMDNMVPQSKLMKTKPVIYNVCNFTKPASGQPALISFDDVITMFHEFGHGLHGLFANQQYVSLSGANVARDYVEFPSQFNEHWASDPKILKNYAVHYKTGEAMPQSLLDKIKKASSFNQGYEFTEALAAADLDMQWHTLPANAALQDVDKFEAEALKKTNLNLKEVPPRYRSSYFLHIWSNGYAAGYYAYSWTSMLENDAYSWFQENGGLSRANGQRFRDMILSKGNTEDLGKMFFNFRGHQPEIKPMLIKRGLL from the coding sequence ATGAAACGAATAGCTTATTTACCCTTAATGGCCTTACTTGCAATTACCAGTGCCTGTAACCAGCAAAAATCTTCATCTGGCGAAAGCGACGAAAGCATTTCCCCTTCCAATCCATTCTTACAGGTCAGCAAGCTGCCTTTCCAGGCCCCGGCTTTTGATCAGATCAAAGACAGCGATTTTAAACCTGCTATTGAAGAAGGAATGAAACAGCAAATGGCCGAAATTTCGAAGATCGCTGATCAGGCTGAGCCGGCAACTTTCGAAAACACCATATTGGCTATTGAAAACAGTGGTCAGCTCTTAGGTCGTGTAAACCGTGTATTTGGCTTACTTACCGGCGCCAATACCAATCCGGAACTACAGAAAATACAGGCAGAAGAAGCACCGAAGCTCACGGCAAACACTGATGCGATTTACTTAAACACCAAATTATTTAAACGTGTAGAAGCCGTTTATAAGGAACGCGCCAAACTAAAATTAGATGCAGAATCGCTTCGTTTAGTGGAGTATTATTACCAGAAATTTGAACTGGCAGGAGCTAAACTGTCGGAGGCCGATAAAGACAGATTAAAAGAATTAAATAAAGAAGAATCTTCCTTAAGCACGAAATTCAGCACCCAATTGCTGGCCGCAGGTAAAGACCTGGTCAACACCACACAGCAACCCCCTCTTCAGGGAATGGCCGATCGTGCGGCACGCCAGCGGCTTTTTGAAGCCTCCTGGAACCGTGCTGAGAAAGGTGATGCCAATGATACCCGTAAATTAATTTCAAGAATTGCACAGATCCGTGCGCAACAGGCACAGCTTTTAGGATTTAAGAATTATGCGACATGGAAGCTTCAGGACCAGATGGCCAAAACTCCTGAAGCAGTAGAAGCGTTCTTCAGACAACTTGTTCCTGCAGCAACGGCAAAAGCCCGCGCAGAAGCCAAAGATATCCAGGCGGTGATTGATCAGCAAAAAGGAGGATTTAAACTTGAGCCATGGGATTGGACTTACTATGCAGAACAGGTCCGGAAAGCAAAGTATGACCTGGATGAGAATCAGGTGAAACCTTATTTTGAGCTCCATAAAGTATTGGAAAACGGGGTATTTTACGCCGCCACCCAGTTGTATGGCATTACTTTTAAAGAGCGTAAGGATCTTCCCGTTTACCAGGAAGATGTCCGCGTATTCGATGTGATCGATAAAGATGGCAGTCAGATCGGGTTGTTCTATGCTGATTATTTCAAAAGAGACAACAAAAATGGTGGGGCATGGATGGACAATATGGTTCCGCAATCCAAACTGATGAAAACAAAACCGGTGATCTATAATGTATGTAATTTTACAAAACCGGCTTCCGGACAACCTGCATTAATCAGTTTTGATGATGTAATTACCATGTTCCATGAATTTGGCCATGGTCTTCATGGCCTCTTTGCCAATCAGCAATATGTCAGTCTTTCAGGGGCGAATGTTGCACGTGATTACGTAGAATTTCCTTCTCAGTTCAATGAGCATTGGGCATCAGATCCTAAGATCCTGAAAAACTATGCTGTTCACTATAAAACCGGTGAAGCAATGCCTCAATCACTTTTAGATAAAATCAAAAAGGCAAGTTCATTTAACCAGGGCTATGAATTTACAGAAGCGCTTGCAGCGGCTGATTTAGATATGCAATGGCATACCCTTCCTGCAAATGCAGCGCTACAGGATGTCGATAAATTTGAAGCTGAGGCATTGAAGAAAACAAACCTCAACCTGAAAGAAGTTCCTCCGCGCTACCGTTCCAGCTATTTCTTACACATCTGGAGCAATGGTTATGCAGCGGGTTATTATGCCTATAGCTGGACTTCTATGCTGGAAAATGATGCTTACTCCTGGTTTCAGGAAAATGGCGGACTATCCAGAGCTAACGGACAACGTTTCCGCGATATGATCCTTTCAAAAGGAAATACCGAAGATTTAGGAAAGATGTTTTTTAATTTCCGTGGGCATCAGCCAGAGATTAAGCCCATGTTGATTAAACGCGGATTGCTTTAA
- a CDS encoding NAD-dependent epimerase/dehydratase family protein has protein sequence MKVLVTGSSGHLGEAMVRRLSELNDEVIGIDISSSPFTSHVGSITDPSFLRTCMEGVETVFHTATLHKPHVATHSMEQFIDTNITGTLYLLQEAVAAGVKRFIFTSTTSVFGDAMKPGPGAPAAWVTEALVPVPKNIYGLTKLAAEDLCQLFHKNHGLPCIVLRTSRFFPEDDDEKEKREAFQGENLKANEFLFRRVELEDVVGAQLAAAEKAGILGFGKYIITASSPFLPEDLADLRTNAVQVVAKYYPGYQELYERCDWEMSAEIDRVYVNEKARKELGWIPKYDFGYLLEQLKAGNELRSSLAKQVGKKGYHAQSFSEGPYPVD, from the coding sequence ATGAAAGTTTTAGTTACCGGAAGTTCCGGACACCTGGGAGAGGCAATGGTGAGGAGGCTGAGCGAATTAAACGATGAAGTAATTGGGATAGATATCAGCAGCTCGCCCTTTACCAGTCATGTCGGTTCTATAACCGATCCGTCTTTTCTGAGGACTTGCATGGAGGGAGTAGAGACTGTTTTTCATACTGCTACGCTTCATAAACCTCATGTGGCCACTCATAGTATGGAGCAATTTATTGATACAAACATTACCGGAACCCTTTATCTCCTGCAGGAAGCTGTTGCTGCGGGCGTAAAGCGCTTTATTTTTACCAGCACCACAAGTGTATTCGGTGATGCGATGAAACCGGGTCCGGGAGCTCCGGCAGCCTGGGTAACGGAAGCGCTGGTACCGGTTCCCAAAAATATTTATGGGCTTACTAAATTAGCGGCCGAGGACCTTTGTCAGCTGTTCCATAAAAATCATGGCCTGCCTTGTATCGTCCTCAGAACATCCCGGTTCTTCCCTGAAGATGATGATGAGAAAGAAAAAAGAGAGGCTTTTCAGGGAGAAAACCTTAAAGCAAATGAATTTCTCTTTCGCCGGGTGGAATTGGAAGATGTAGTAGGGGCACAGTTAGCTGCAGCGGAAAAAGCCGGGATTTTGGGGTTTGGTAAATACATCATTACTGCGAGTTCTCCGTTTTTACCGGAAGACCTGGCTGATTTGAGAACAAATGCAGTTCAGGTGGTGGCTAAATATTATCCTGGTTACCAGGAGTTATATGAGCGTTGTGATTGGGAGATGTCTGCGGAGATCGACCGGGTATACGTGAATGAAAAAGCCAGGAAAGAGTTGGGCTGGATACCAAAATATGATTTTGGCTACCTGCTTGAACAGTTGAAAGCCGGGAATGAGCTTCGAAGTTCGCTGGCAAAACAGGTTGGAAAAAAAGGATATCATGCCCAATCATTTTCTGAAGGGCCTTATCCTGTGGATTGA
- a CDS encoding mechanosensitive ion channel family protein, translating to MAAFQFSFAQNKQQPTQKKPKHIVTESEIPLLVNKVETYTLAIDKNNFIIRIGFDFSVIEKPLSEIETKLKTFKKRFETQGQKMNLRSLNSAVILLKEQSDNLLNYKKILVSYGDQLSKSNIEVRKILADPDLNVIIPDSVLNEQLNSLVKDGKGLDTLQRKMLSRVNLLRNRLSINLLQLSDLSSNMSYLSISKKINMFSREEAPLFKLKAEKYKQSFGETVLNAFERSGKIISIYLAGKGHLATLALLIFIFITAWLLSNMRRIKKQEEVESVFMQVNFLKRSVIIGSVMGLLTYAPLLFGNPTMSLLHAIEALRIIALCFLLFPFLNGSSKYLWTGLVLIWFFYAIDDILLESSVGERWGLFIAGILLFLLCVDMIRRRTPFFVKIEESPVTKALIIFTLAQVALSILFNLSGRLSLAKIFGVSAIQCLMLGISLKVFCTMVLEAIYLQTEAYQSSRFSDFINFKELQHRFQRTLWILASIIWTIGLIRNLTLYDLMLRLSADFLYESRSIGSYQFTFASIGIFFCIIWFSSLISSFISFFFGHEKASAGGKRSGLNSMMLLIRLAIWTVGFLIAVAAAGIPIDRLSIMLGALGVGIGFGLQNIVNNLVSGIILAFERPIQIGDQIEIGNKSGIVKEIGVRSSKIHNAEGADIIVPNGDLLSQHLINWTMQNRSKRVEFTMGVPYGSDLDAVIQLIKNTLKENANVLPVPEPVVIVQDFGEYAITVRSLLWVGDLAVAGGIRSGAMIDVKRALSDAGIQLQIRPLS from the coding sequence TTGGCAGCTTTTCAATTTTCTTTTGCCCAGAATAAACAACAACCTACCCAAAAAAAGCCGAAACATATTGTTACGGAATCTGAGATTCCATTGCTGGTGAATAAAGTGGAAACTTACACGCTGGCTATTGATAAGAATAATTTCATTATCAGGATCGGTTTTGATTTCAGTGTGATCGAAAAGCCTTTGTCGGAAATAGAAACAAAACTGAAAACCTTCAAAAAGAGGTTTGAAACCCAGGGGCAGAAAATGAACCTGCGCAGCTTAAATAGTGCCGTAATCCTTTTAAAGGAGCAGTCCGACAATCTGCTGAACTATAAAAAGATACTCGTTTCCTATGGGGACCAGCTCAGCAAGAGCAATATCGAAGTCAGGAAAATACTTGCTGATCCGGACCTGAATGTGATTATCCCGGATTCCGTTTTAAACGAACAGCTGAACAGTCTGGTTAAAGACGGAAAGGGACTCGATACCCTACAAAGAAAAATGCTTTCCCGTGTTAATTTATTAAGGAACAGATTGTCAATTAATCTTTTACAGCTGAGTGACCTCTCCTCAAATATGAGCTATTTGTCGATCTCTAAAAAGATAAATATGTTCTCCAGGGAGGAGGCCCCTTTATTTAAACTGAAAGCCGAAAAGTACAAGCAGTCCTTTGGGGAAACGGTTCTGAATGCCTTTGAACGTTCCGGAAAGATCATCTCCATTTATCTTGCAGGTAAAGGCCACCTCGCCACCCTCGCCTTGCTGATCTTTATTTTCATCACTGCCTGGCTGCTGTCTAACATGCGCAGAATCAAAAAACAGGAAGAGGTGGAAAGTGTGTTCATGCAGGTTAACTTCTTAAAACGGAGTGTCATTATTGGCTCCGTAATGGGTTTACTTACCTATGCTCCCTTGTTGTTTGGTAACCCGACAATGTCATTGCTGCATGCCATTGAGGCGCTCCGCATCATTGCCCTGTGTTTTTTGCTGTTCCCCTTTTTAAATGGATCATCAAAATATTTATGGACCGGTCTGGTGTTGATCTGGTTCTTCTATGCAATTGATGACATCCTCCTGGAGAGTTCTGTTGGCGAACGCTGGGGATTGTTTATTGCAGGAATATTACTGTTTTTGCTATGTGTAGATATGATTCGGAGGAGAACGCCTTTCTTTGTGAAAATTGAAGAATCTCCCGTCACTAAAGCTCTGATCATTTTCACGCTCGCACAGGTGGCGCTCTCCATCTTATTTAACTTATCGGGAAGGTTGTCTCTTGCTAAAATTTTCGGGGTGAGTGCGATCCAATGCCTGATGCTGGGAATTTCTTTGAAAGTCTTTTGTACCATGGTCCTGGAGGCAATTTACCTTCAAACGGAAGCCTATCAATCGAGCCGTTTTTCAGATTTTATCAATTTCAAAGAGTTACAGCACCGCTTTCAGCGGACCTTATGGATTCTGGCAAGTATCATCTGGACTATCGGGCTGATCAGAAACCTGACGCTCTATGACCTAATGCTTCGCCTGTCGGCCGACTTCCTGTATGAGTCCAGAAGTATTGGCAGTTACCAGTTCACTTTTGCCAGTATCGGTATTTTCTTTTGTATCATCTGGTTCTCTTCACTCATTTCCAGTTTTATCAGTTTCTTCTTTGGACATGAAAAAGCGAGTGCAGGGGGGAAAAGAAGTGGCTTAAACTCCATGATGTTGCTCATCCGTCTGGCGATATGGACGGTAGGGTTTCTGATTGCCGTAGCTGCTGCGGGAATTCCGATAGACCGGCTTTCTATCATGCTCGGAGCCCTTGGTGTGGGTATCGGTTTTGGTTTACAAAATATTGTGAACAACCTGGTTTCAGGTATCATCCTTGCTTTTGAACGTCCCATACAAATTGGTGATCAGATTGAGATTGGAAACAAATCCGGTATCGTTAAAGAAATCGGGGTCCGTTCCAGTAAAATTCACAATGCAGAAGGGGCGGATATTATTGTGCCGAATGGGGACCTGCTTTCGCAACACCTGATCAACTGGACGATGCAGAATAGAAGTAAAAGGGTGGAATTTACGATGGGGGTGCCTTATGGCAGTGATCTGGATGCGGTAATCCAGTTGATAAAAAATACCCTGAAAGAAAATGCCAATGTTCTGCCTGTTCCTGAACCAGTGGTCATTGTGCAGGACTTTGGAGAATATGCCATTACTGTCCGCAGTCTTTTATGGGTTGGGGACCTGGCTGTTGCCGGAGGGATTCGATCGGGGGCAATGATTGATGTTAAAAGAGCCTTATCTGATGCAGGAATTCAATTGCAGATCAGACCATTGAGTTAA
- a CDS encoding MFS transporter, which translates to MKHYSPKVVRAAVAAMFFMTGLCFSSWASRIATIQQNLSLSDAQLGAVLFALPVGLMLSLPLSGWAVTKIGSRRLLAAALITYGLMLITLGMATQVYQLVICLVLFGLASNATNISVNTQAVATEALYTKPIMASFHGLWSMAGFIGAGIGTFMIGQNISPTPHFLLIALITVLSVVFCWRYLHNDRKPVKTGSAFAIPDKSLITLGLIAFCSMVCEGAMFDWSVIYFKKIVLAEKGWMAAGYTAFMCTMAMGRFVADRFAARFGLKRTLQVSGILTTIGLMIAVLFPTLTTAIIGFMLVGAGVSSVVPMVYSAAGKSSTMSPGAAIAAVSTISFVGFLIGPPVIGFLAGAFTLKVSFIFIAVMGSCVVILSTKAKL; encoded by the coding sequence ATGAAGCATTATTCTCCGAAAGTGGTACGGGCAGCGGTTGCTGCCATGTTTTTTATGACAGGTCTGTGCTTTTCAAGCTGGGCTTCCCGTATTGCGACCATACAGCAAAATCTTTCTCTTTCGGATGCGCAACTGGGTGCCGTATTATTTGCATTACCTGTTGGGCTGATGTTGTCTTTGCCACTATCGGGTTGGGCAGTTACTAAAATTGGCAGCCGGAGGTTGCTTGCAGCAGCATTGATTACTTATGGATTGATGCTGATCACCCTCGGAATGGCTACACAGGTTTACCAGCTGGTGATTTGCCTGGTTCTTTTCGGCCTGGCCAGTAATGCCACCAATATTTCTGTAAATACACAGGCGGTAGCCACAGAAGCTTTGTATACCAAACCGATTATGGCCTCTTTTCATGGCTTATGGAGTATGGCAGGTTTTATCGGCGCGGGAATAGGAACTTTTATGATCGGTCAGAACATCAGTCCTACTCCACATTTTCTCCTCATTGCACTGATTACGGTGCTTTCTGTTGTATTTTGCTGGCGATACCTTCATAACGACCGGAAGCCGGTAAAAACAGGTTCAGCTTTCGCCATTCCGGATAAATCATTGATCACGCTTGGCCTGATTGCCTTCTGCTCTATGGTATGCGAAGGGGCAATGTTCGACTGGAGTGTCATCTATTTTAAGAAAATCGTATTGGCAGAGAAAGGCTGGATGGCTGCAGGGTACACTGCTTTTATGTGTACGATGGCCATGGGACGTTTTGTAGCAGATCGCTTTGCCGCCCGTTTCGGATTAAAGAGAACCTTACAGGTCAGCGGAATATTGACCACCATCGGTTTAATGATCGCCGTATTGTTTCCAACATTGACTACGGCCATTATTGGCTTTATGCTTGTGGGCGCAGGCGTATCCTCTGTGGTACCTATGGTATATAGTGCGGCAGGGAAATCAAGCACAATGTCTCCGGGAGCTGCCATTGCAGCGGTTTCCACCATCAGCTTCGTGGGCTTCCTGATCGGACCACCGGTGATCGGTTTCCTGGCAGGTGCATTTACTTTAAAAGTCTCTTTTATATTTATTGCAGTGATGGGCTCTTGTGTGGTGATTTTATCAACAAAGGCTAAGCTCTAA